From the genome of Engraulis encrasicolus isolate BLACKSEA-1 unplaced genomic scaffold, IST_EnEncr_1.0 scaffold_101_np1212, whole genome shotgun sequence, one region includes:
- the LOC134441956 gene encoding vitelline membrane outer layer protein 1-like yields the protein MSLIFVLLVIVPLAFPAEGISNGGDLTVSNKDLTVSNGGTWGDWGTMDMCPKNYKAFGFSLKVEKSQGISDDTALNGIRLICRHVKNFDDQTTITSSTAKWGTWTKSLDCGSKGYLKSFNLRVQYFPIKMRGVMDDTAANNIKFRCTNGDVGELTGYGMTWGRWSMTYSSTCAKGICGLQTRVEASQGLLDDTALNDVRFRCCQ from the exons ATGTCACTGATTTTCGTTTTGCTGGTGATTGTCCCATTGGCCTTCCCTGCTGAGGGGATCTCCAATGGGGGAGATTTGACTGTCTCAAATAAGGATCTGACTGTCTCCAATGGGGGCACATGGGGCGATTGGGGCACGATGGACATGTGTCCTAAAAACTACAAGGCATTTGGCTTCAGTCTGAAG GTGGAAAAAAGTCAGGGAATATCAGATGATACAGCACTCAATGGCATCCGACTTATCTGCAGACACGTTAAGAACTTCGACGACCAGACAACCATCACATCTTCTACAGCAAA ATGGGGAACCTGGACAAAATCCTTGGATTGTGGCAGTAAAGGATACCTCAAGTCCTTCAACCTCCGTGTCCAATATTTCCCAATAAAAATGAGAGGAGTGATGGATGACACGGCTGCCAACAATATCAAGTTCCGTTGCACCAACGGCGATGTGGGAGAGTTGACGGGGTATGGCATGACCTGGGGGAGGTGGAGCATGACGTACAGCAGTACCTGTGCAAAGGGTATCTGTGGCCTCCAGACCAGGGTGGAAGCATCACAGGGGTTGCTTGATGACACGGCTCTCAACGACGTCCGTTTCAGATGTTGTCAATGA